In Chitinophagaceae bacterium, one genomic interval encodes:
- a CDS encoding T9SS type A sorting domain-containing protein has translation MEPIQKYMSVKIKFFILFIACITFHGVYAQSSYNDRISTEKIGLRLDIIDVYPNPSIDHLIIQMNTKDVPIADLHIELHSIIGNNILTKIEKISDNIYKINTKDLSQGYYFLFIKSNDLKIKKTIKFLKN, from the coding sequence ATGGAACCGATTCAGAAATACATGAGCGTAAAAATAAAATTTTTTATTTTATTTATAGCTTGTATTACCTTTCATGGGGTATATGCTCAATCTTCATATAATGATCGTATTAGTACTGAAAAAATCGGATTGAGGTTAGATATTATAGATGTATATCCAAACCCAAGTATAGACCATCTTATAATACAAATGAACACTAAAGATGTTCCTATAGCAGATCTGCACATAGAACTACACAGTATTATAGGAAATAATATCCTTACAAAAATTGAAAAAATATCTGATAATATATATAAAATAAACACCAAAGATCTTTCCCAAGGATATTACTTTTTGTTTATAAAAAGTAATGATTTAAAAATAAAAAAAACAATAAAGTTTTTAAAAAATTAA
- the ispF gene encoding 2-C-methyl-D-erythritol 2,4-cyclodiphosphate synthase, with protein MWNAIKIGNGYDVHKLELGRAFYLGGVKISHTHGCIGHSDADVLIHSLCDALLGALGLGDIGHHFPDTDMQYKNKESIFFLKTVVKLIREKKFEIGNIDTIVCLEQPKISPYIPEMKKALSEVMQIERENISIKATTSEGLGFVGNKEGVEAYSVVLLYTL; from the coding sequence ATGTGGAACGCAATAAAAATTGGAAATGGATACGATGTCCATAAATTAGAATTAGGTCGTGCTTTCTATCTTGGAGGTGTAAAAATTTCACATACACATGGATGTATAGGACACTCAGATGCAGACGTTTTAATACACTCTCTCTGTGATGCTCTTTTAGGAGCTTTAGGATTAGGAGACATAGGGCATCATTTCCCTGATACCGATATGCAATACAAAAATAAAGAGAGCATCTTTTTTTTGAAAACAGTAGTAAAACTCATACGAGAAAAAAAATTTGAAATCGGAAATATAGATACTATCGTCTGTTTAGAACAGCCAAAAATAAGTCCCTATATACCCGAAATGAAAAAAGCACTTTCAGAAGTAATGCAAATAGAGAGAGAAAATATTTCTATAAAAGCAACTACATCTGAGGGACTCGGTTTCGTAGGGAATAAAGAAGGAGTAGAAGCATATTCGGTCGTTTTGTTATATACATTATAA
- the metK gene encoding methionine adenosyltransferase: MSYLFTSESVSEGHPDKIADQISDAMVDHFLAFDPHSKVACETLVTTGQVVLAGEIKSNTYIDVQQVARDVINKIGYTKSEYQFDGNSCGVLSAIHEQSADINRGVDRGKPEEQGAGDQGMMFGYATNETENYMPLPLDLAHKILKELSLLRREYKEIKYLRPDAKSQVTIEYADDNSPIRIDTIVVSTQHDDFGKDEDMLKKIKSDIINILIPRVKKSLPAHIQKLFTDKIKYFVNPTGKFVIGGPHGDTGLTGRKIIVDTYGGKGAHGGGAFSGKDPSKVDRSAAYATRHIAKNLVAAGVCDQVLVQVSYAIGVVEPMGIFIDTYGSAKVNLKDSEISQKVSEIFDMRPGIIEQRLKLRQPMYSESASYGHMGRTSEVIKKKFTRPGETKEVEVELFTWEKLDYVEKVKSFFKLK, from the coding sequence ATGTCATATTTATTTACATCAGAATCAGTTTCAGAGGGGCATCCAGATAAAATAGCAGATCAAATATCAGACGCTATGGTAGATCATTTTTTAGCTTTTGATCCGCATTCAAAAGTAGCATGTGAGACACTTGTAACAACCGGCCAGGTAGTTTTGGCAGGAGAAATAAAGTCCAATACATATATTGACGTGCAACAAGTTGCCAGAGATGTTATTAATAAAATAGGATACACAAAATCAGAATATCAATTCGATGGAAACTCATGCGGGGTACTTTCTGCCATTCATGAGCAATCCGCAGATATAAACAGAGGGGTTGATAGAGGAAAACCAGAAGAACAAGGAGCAGGTGACCAGGGAATGATGTTCGGCTATGCTACCAACGAAACAGAAAATTATATGCCTCTCCCTCTTGATTTAGCACATAAAATTTTAAAAGAACTTTCTCTTTTACGAAGAGAATACAAAGAAATAAAATATTTACGTCCTGATGCAAAATCACAAGTAACCATAGAATATGCTGACGATAACAGCCCTATACGAATAGACACCATTGTTGTTTCTACACAGCACGATGATTTTGGTAAGGACGAAGATATGCTAAAAAAAATTAAATCAGACATTATCAATATTCTAATCCCAAGAGTAAAAAAATCTCTTCCCGCACATATTCAAAAATTATTTACCGATAAAATAAAATATTTTGTAAACCCAACAGGGAAATTTGTAATTGGAGGACCACACGGAGATACAGGATTAACGGGAAGAAAAATTATCGTAGATACTTACGGAGGAAAAGGAGCACATGGAGGAGGAGCGTTTTCAGGAAAAGACCCCAGTAAAGTAGATCGGTCAGCCGCTTATGCTACCCGACATATAGCCAAAAATTTAGTAGCAGCGGGAGTATGCGACCAAGTACTAGTTCAGGTCTCTTATGCCATAGGAGTAGTAGAACCAATGGGAATTTTTATTGACACCTACGGATCCGCAAAAGTAAACCTCAAAGACAGCGAAATATCTCAAAAAGTAAGTGAAATATTTGATATGCGACCTGGTATTATAGAACAAAGATTAAAACTCAGACAACCAATGTATTCAGAATCTGCTTCTTATGGGCACATGGGAAGAACATCTGAAGTTATCAAAAAAAAATTCACTCGCCCCGGTGAAACCAAAGAAGTAGAAGTAGAACTTTTTACATGGGAAAAATTAGACTATGTAGAAAAAGTAAAATCTTTTTTTAAACTAAAATAG
- a CDS encoding outer membrane beta-barrel protein: MKKIRIFVLLLFCAKNIYSQDFKLGLKAGANYSFMSIEKEVAPLVESYSTGNSKFGWQAGIFGRIGILGFFVQPEVLYNNYNAEVVIQETGQSKTTKNLSYSQINIPLMIGYKFINIIRINVGPSFHYNLSVKQDGSNLIENVSSPKNYTIGWEGGIGVDIWRFIFDARVSGSFDNFKLSTPLTNNSKYETENKLYSISVSVGYSFF, from the coding sequence ATGAAAAAAATACGTATATTTGTTTTATTACTATTTTGTGCAAAAAACATATATTCTCAAGATTTTAAATTAGGATTGAAAGCCGGCGCTAACTACTCTTTTATGAGTATTGAAAAAGAAGTAGCTCCCCTTGTAGAAAGCTATAGTACCGGAAACTCTAAATTCGGTTGGCAAGCAGGTATTTTTGGAAGAATAGGAATATTAGGTTTTTTTGTGCAACCAGAAGTATTATATAATAATTATAACGCAGAAGTAGTAATACAAGAAACAGGGCAAAGTAAGACGACCAAAAATTTGTCATATTCACAAATAAACATTCCTCTTATGATAGGGTATAAATTTATCAATATTATAAGAATAAATGTAGGCCCCTCTTTCCATTACAATCTATCTGTAAAGCAAGACGGATCCAATTTAATAGAAAATGTTTCTTCACCAAAAAATTACACAATAGGTTGGGAAGGAGGCATTGGAGTAGATATATGGAGATTTATTTTTGATGCAAGAGTTTCAGGAAGCTTTGATAATTTTAAATTATCTACCCCTCTTACCAATAATTCAAAGTATGAAACAGAAAATAAACTGTACTCCATCAGCGTTTCAGTTGGATATTCTTTTTTTTAA
- a CDS encoding DUF1573 domain-containing protein, which produces MKYLSFITILLFFGYVSFGQTSSPVVLQNQASNTSGPSIQFLVSEYDFKDIAEGELANCTFEFVNNGTAPLIVNEVQPSCGCTIPEWSKEPIAPKGKGTIKAQYNTINRPGSFKKALTVLSNSANSPNMIIYIKGNVIPKPKN; this is translated from the coding sequence ATGAAATACTTATCTTTCATCACCATATTATTGTTTTTTGGATATGTATCCTTTGGACAAACATCATCACCTGTAGTATTGCAAAATCAAGCATCAAATACTTCAGGACCTTCTATACAATTCTTAGTATCAGAGTATGATTTTAAAGATATTGCAGAAGGAGAACTTGCTAATTGTACTTTTGAATTTGTGAATAATGGAACTGCACCTCTTATTGTCAATGAGGTTCAACCATCTTGTGGATGCACTATTCCCGAATGGAGTAAAGAACCTATTGCTCCAAAAGGAAAAGGAACTATTAAAGCACAGTACAATACAATAAATAGACCTGGTTCTTTTAAAAAAGCCCTTACAGTACTATCTAACAGTGCAAATAGTCCAAATATGATTATCTACATAAAGGGAAATGTGATACCCAAGCCCAAAAACTAA
- a CDS encoding NAD(P)-binding domain-containing protein, with translation MRKIGIIGSGVVSQTLGTGFLKHGYQVMLGTRDKSKLTKWLKDAGTNAFTGSFADAGRFGEIIVLAVKGTVAKKTLDLIGQENLKNKTVIDTTNPIVDAPPINGVLKFFTNFDKSLMEELQEIVPDANFVKAFNSVGSAFMVNPSFESKPTMFICGNNENAKKEVSEIVEQFGWETADFGKVESARAIEPLCILWCIIGLSKNEWTHAFKLLKK, from the coding sequence ATGCGAAAAATTGGAATTATAGGTTCAGGAGTAGTTTCCCAAACATTGGGCACAGGATTTTTAAAACATGGCTATCAAGTAATGCTTGGTACAAGAGACAAATCGAAACTTACAAAATGGCTAAAAGACGCAGGAACTAATGCATTCACTGGCTCATTTGCTGATGCAGGTAGGTTTGGTGAAATAATTGTTCTTGCAGTAAAAGGGACAGTGGCAAAAAAAACACTAGACCTTATAGGACAAGAAAATCTTAAAAATAAAACTGTAATTGACACTACCAATCCAATTGTAGATGCGCCTCCAATAAATGGTGTGTTGAAGTTCTTTACCAATTTTGACAAATCATTGATGGAAGAATTACAAGAAATAGTACCTGATGCAAATTTTGTGAAGGCATTTAACAGTGTAGGAAGTGCATTTATGGTAAATCCTTCTTTTGAAAGTAAACCAACTATGTTCATTTGTGGAAATAATGAAAATGCCAAAAAAGAAGTATCAGAAATTGTTGAACAATTCGGTTGGGAAACAGCTGATTTTGGAAAAGTAGAATCTGCAAGAGCCATTGAGCCATTATGTATACTTTGGTGTATTATAGGATTATCTAAAAATGAATGGACTCATGCTTTTAAATTATTAAAAAAATAA
- a CDS encoding outer membrane beta-barrel protein encodes MSTPITAHEKIDSVFTEVISLNKQEREPFEGIDVSWQNGSDRRSGSIFKNLKYFTPSVLIDFSYTHSFNNPNDNTVVGSTALARNNEIQLTALHFGGDFYYHRVRARVMTQFGTRSVLLPRNDFSVYKGQHQLAKIYRYISEIYVGYHINKWYGINIDAGLFASYIGLNSYYNAENWEYQCSFTADNTPLFFNGIRLQVYPTKNTKAELLLINGWQSYARFNNMPGIGSNITWMSSNSNMKLLTNNYYGTDATGIPSRIRFHSDNSFLFRYYNNPEARGVSKMAFSFTVDFGFEKGGGVNGFVDGDSVTGPAQYFVSSMFYNRIWFLKNKYAWTLGGGFIVNPGRYLVLLPTGQASPLPNPNDPTKPEGAFPFTANPGDSFSGWDCSTNFDYMPNDMITFRMEFVYRMVNVPYFAGAGGVTSQTGYVTSVLDPNWRPDLVKSESRVLFAVLFRL; translated from the coding sequence ATGAGTACTCCAATTACGGCTCATGAAAAAATTGATAGTGTATTTACAGAAGTAATTTCATTAAATAAACAAGAAAGAGAACCTTTTGAAGGAATAGATGTTTCATGGCAAAATGGCAGTGATAGAAGATCTGGTAGTATTTTTAAGAACCTAAAATACTTTACTCCGAGTGTTTTAATAGATTTTAGTTATACACATTCATTTAATAATCCGAATGATAACACCGTAGTCGGCTCTACTGCATTAGCAAGAAATAATGAAATACAGCTTACAGCTTTGCATTTTGGAGGAGATTTTTATTACCATAGAGTAAGGGCAAGAGTCATGACACAATTTGGAACTCGTTCTGTTCTTCTCCCGAGGAATGATTTTAGTGTGTATAAAGGTCAGCATCAACTAGCAAAGATTTATCGTTACATAAGTGAAATATACGTTGGCTATCATATAAACAAATGGTATGGAATAAATATAGATGCGGGACTTTTTGCATCCTATATAGGGCTTAATTCTTATTATAATGCAGAAAATTGGGAATACCAATGTTCTTTTACCGCAGATAATACTCCCTTGTTCTTTAATGGTATACGACTTCAGGTATATCCTACAAAAAATACAAAAGCAGAACTACTTCTAATAAATGGATGGCAAAGCTATGCAAGATTCAATAATATGCCTGGTATTGGAAGTAATATTACATGGATGTCATCTAATAGTAACATGAAACTTCTAACAAATAATTATTATGGAACTGATGCCACAGGAATACCAAGTCGCATTCGTTTTCATTCCGATAATAGTTTTTTATTTCGTTATTATAACAATCCGGAAGCCCGAGGGGTAAGCAAAATGGCTTTTTCTTTTACAGTAGATTTTGGATTTGAAAAAGGAGGAGGAGTAAATGGTTTTGTAGATGGTGATAGTGTAACAGGTCCTGCACAGTACTTTGTAAGTAGTATGTTTTACAATAGAATATGGTTCTTAAAAAATAAGTACGCATGGACACTCGGTGGAGGATTTATAGTAAATCCAGGAAGGTATTTAGTACTACTGCCAACAGGGCAAGCAAGCCCATTACCTAATCCGAATGATCCTACTAAACCAGAAGGGGCTTTTCCTTTTACTGCTAATCCGGGAGATAGTTTTTCTGGATGGGATTGCTCTACAAATTTTGATTATATGCCAAACGATATGATTACTTTTAGAATGGAATTTGTTTATAGAATGGTCAATGTTCCATATTTTGCTGGTGCAGGCGGAGTTACTTCGCAAACGGGATACGTAACATCTGTTCTTGATCCAAATTGGAGACCGGACTTAGTAAAATCAGAAAGCAGAGTTTTATTTGCTGTGCTGTTTAGATTATAA
- a CDS encoding DUF4301 family protein codes for MFTEKERQQIEAKGIHIQEVENHIQRFQNRFPFPLIKSPVICLKITPEQEEYHLKKFYSLVKKKTLLKFVPASGSATRMLKDLYEFKNIYYKKTKEEVAQIFHPVQKSPIKDFFNNFHLFPFYKDIEEILKKKNVSLSQLFEKYDFIPIIDCLLQDIGYENYPKALIPFHSYRNKNGSILYTTPIEEHLIEAVDYMKTPHNKIIKVHFTVSAEHKDTIQAFVKQKQSFYEKKLDVQYEVSFSEQMPSTDTIAVDENNTPLRDENGNLIFRPSGHGALLHNLQNVDADIVFIKNIDNIVKEELKYETYRYQKIITTMLLELQSQVFKYIKALQNTSIPKENITNIFSFLENVIHVEVPATITLEPLKQQKKYILSKLNRPIRICGMVKNEGEPGGAPFLCYEKENNSSSIQIIEKAQIDENDTSQVSIFNQSTHFNPVFMVCALKDWKHKKFSLTLFRDENAGIITQKSLKGKISKTLELPGLWNGSMSNWTTICIEIPSITFAPVKKITDLLHKYHQ; via the coding sequence ATGTTTACTGAAAAAGAAAGACAGCAAATAGAAGCAAAAGGAATACATATACAAGAAGTAGAGAACCATATACAACGATTTCAGAATAGATTCCCTTTTCCTCTTATAAAATCACCTGTTATATGTTTAAAAATAACTCCCGAACAAGAAGAGTACCATCTTAAAAAATTTTACTCGCTCGTAAAAAAGAAAACCCTTCTAAAATTTGTTCCTGCATCAGGATCTGCTACACGAATGCTAAAAGACCTTTATGAATTTAAAAATATATACTATAAAAAAACAAAAGAAGAAGTAGCACAGATATTCCATCCTGTACAAAAAAGCCCCATAAAAGATTTTTTTAATAACTTTCATCTTTTTCCTTTTTATAAAGATATAGAAGAAATACTCAAAAAAAAAAATGTGTCACTTTCACAACTCTTCGAAAAATATGATTTTATACCCATCATAGATTGTCTCTTACAAGATATTGGGTATGAAAATTATCCAAAAGCACTTATACCATTTCATTCGTATAGAAATAAGAATGGGAGTATCTTGTACACTACCCCGATAGAAGAGCATCTTATAGAAGCAGTTGATTATATGAAAACCCCTCATAACAAAATAATAAAAGTTCATTTTACCGTCTCCGCAGAACACAAAGACACCATTCAGGCATTTGTAAAGCAAAAACAATCCTTCTATGAAAAAAAACTAGATGTGCAATATGAAGTATCTTTTTCTGAGCAAATGCCATCTACTGATACTATAGCCGTAGATGAAAATAATACTCCTTTGCGGGATGAAAATGGGAATCTCATTTTTAGACCATCGGGACACGGTGCTTTACTTCATAACCTTCAGAATGTAGATGCAGATATTGTGTTTATTAAAAATATAGATAATATCGTAAAAGAAGAACTTAAATATGAAACATACAGATACCAAAAAATAATAACAACCATGCTTTTAGAACTTCAATCACAAGTTTTTAAATATATAAAAGCACTCCAAAATACATCCATTCCCAAAGAAAATATTACCAATATTTTTAGTTTTTTAGAAAATGTTATTCATGTAGAAGTGCCCGCCACTATCACATTAGAACCTCTCAAACAGCAAAAAAAATACATACTATCTAAACTGAATCGCCCAATCCGTATTTGTGGAATGGTTAAAAATGAAGGAGAACCCGGAGGTGCTCCGTTTCTCTGTTATGAAAAAGAAAATAACTCTTCTTCTATACAAATAATAGAAAAAGCACAAATAGATGAAAATGATACTTCACAGGTATCTATTTTTAACCAATCTACTCACTTCAATCCTGTCTTTATGGTATGTGCATTAAAAGATTGGAAACATAAAAAATTCTCACTTACTCTTTTTAGAGATGAAAATGCGGGGATCATAACCCAAAAATCTCTCAAAGGAAAAATATCAAAAACATTAGAACTTCCCGGACTGTGGAATGGATCTATGAGTAATTGGACCACCATTTGCATAGAAATACCATCTATAACCTTCGCACCAGTTAAAAAAATTACCGATTTACTTCATAAATATCATCAATAA
- a CDS encoding acyl-CoA thioesterase produces MAKSRVIKTELVMPNDTNVMGTLFGGKLMAWMDIAAAISAQKHSNTPVVTASIDNVSFKEPIKIGDTVIITAQVTRSFNTSMEVFVEVVKEEYVFKKTKQVANTAFFTLVAVDTQGMPFKSPPIIPETEIEIKMYTDALKRRDMRIESHKKNNQ; encoded by the coding sequence GTGGCAAAAAGTAGAGTTATAAAAACAGAACTCGTGATGCCTAACGATACAAATGTAATGGGAACACTCTTCGGGGGAAAACTTATGGCATGGATGGATATCGCTGCTGCTATCTCCGCACAAAAACATTCCAATACCCCCGTAGTTACTGCTTCCATTGATAACGTATCTTTTAAAGAACCTATCAAAATAGGAGATACTGTTATTATTACAGCACAAGTAACAAGATCGTTTAATACTTCTATGGAAGTATTTGTAGAGGTTGTAAAAGAAGAATATGTATTCAAAAAAACAAAACAAGTAGCAAATACCGCTTTTTTTACCCTTGTAGCAGTAGACACACAAGGAATGCCTTTCAAAAGCCCGCCAATAATACCCGAAACAGAAATAGAAATAAAAATGTATACTGATGCCCTTAAAAGAAGAGATATGAGGATTGAATCTCATAAAAAAAATAACCAATAA
- a CDS encoding saccharopine dehydrogenase family protein, giving the protein MGNVLIIGAGSVGRVTAYKCACNSNIFHKIVIASKTKTKCDTIASFIQRKLGIKVYTASLDAEKIEDTLFLIHTFQIDIVINVALPYQDLFIMEACLHSKVPYIDTANYEPKDEAHYQYKWQWDYDAKFRKSGVMAVLGAGFDPGATNIFTAYAAKHYFDEIHCLDIIDCNAGNHGKVFATNFNPEINIREITQKGKFYENGKWHFTKPHEIKKEIFYPEIGVRSSYLIFHEELESLVKHFPTLKRARFWMTFSEEYLNYLRVITNIGMASIEPISYNGVDIVPLQFLKAVLPNPGDLAENYTGFTSIGCKIRGIKDEQEKTYFIYNNCSHTEAYKETESQAISYTAGVPPVIAAMLVLQKKWKGKGVFNVEQLEPDFFMQEMSKQGLPWKEEFDLPLNMD; this is encoded by the coding sequence ATGGGGAACGTTCTCATCATCGGTGCAGGTTCTGTTGGCAGGGTAACGGCATACAAATGTGCCTGTAATTCAAATATTTTTCATAAAATAGTAATAGCAAGTAAAACAAAAACTAAATGCGATACTATTGCATCTTTTATTCAAAGGAAATTAGGAATAAAAGTATATACAGCATCATTAGATGCAGAAAAAATAGAAGACACTCTATTCTTGATTCATACATTTCAAATAGATATTGTGATAAATGTAGCTCTCCCATACCAAGATCTTTTCATAATGGAAGCGTGCCTACATTCGAAAGTTCCTTACATAGACACAGCTAACTATGAACCCAAAGATGAAGCACATTATCAATATAAATGGCAATGGGATTATGATGCAAAATTTCGAAAATCTGGTGTTATGGCTGTCTTAGGAGCAGGATTCGACCCTGGAGCAACAAATATCTTTACCGCGTATGCTGCAAAACATTATTTTGATGAAATACATTGTTTAGATATTATTGATTGTAATGCAGGAAACCATGGAAAGGTTTTTGCTACCAACTTTAATCCTGAAATAAATATCAGAGAAATAACACAAAAAGGAAAATTTTATGAAAATGGGAAATGGCATTTTACAAAACCTCACGAGATAAAAAAAGAAATATTCTATCCCGAAATAGGAGTTCGTTCTTCGTATCTCATTTTTCATGAAGAATTAGAATCCTTAGTAAAACACTTCCCTACTCTCAAAAGAGCAAGATTTTGGATGACCTTTAGTGAAGAATATCTCAATTATTTACGAGTCATAACTAATATAGGAATGGCAAGCATAGAACCTATATCTTACAACGGAGTAGATATTGTTCCTCTTCAATTTTTAAAAGCAGTATTACCAAATCCCGGCGACCTTGCAGAAAATTATACGGGATTTACTTCTATTGGATGCAAAATAAGAGGGATAAAAGACGAACAAGAAAAAACTTACTTCATCTATAATAATTGCTCGCATACCGAAGCATATAAAGAAACAGAATCTCAAGCCATCTCTTATACCGCGGGAGTGCCTCCCGTTATTGCTGCAATGCTCGTTTTACAAAAAAAATGGAAAGGAAAAGGAGTATTTAACGTAGAGCAGTTAGAACCCGATTTTTTTATGCAGGAAATGAGCAAACAAGGGTTACCCTGGAAAGAAGAATTTGACCTCCCATTAAACATGGATTAA
- a CDS encoding glycine--tRNA ligase, whose translation MENNNEKEKILKDIISHAKEYGFVYPSSEIYDGLQAVYDYGLYGVELKNNIKKAWWESMTLLHQNIVGIDASIFMHPTTWKASGHVDSFNDPMIDNKDSKKRYRVDVLLEDKAAEIELNGDAEEAKKLLQETATLLEKEDFKALRELIIKHNIVCPLSKTMNWTEAKQFNLMFSTQIGSVAEESETIYLRPETAQGIFVNFLNIQKTGRMKIPFGIAQIGKAFRNEIVARQFIFRMREFEQMEMQFFIRPGEEMKWFEYWKTIRTQWHKAIGIPAHTLKIKKHEKLAHYANAAVDIEYQFPFGYKEIEGIHSRTDFDLKNHQAFSQKKQQYFDPEINQSYIPYVIETSVGADRCFLAVLCNAYTEEITEQNGETKTRFFLKLHPALAPIKAAIFPLVKKDGLPEKAKEIFESLRYDCKVIYEEQQSIGKRYARQDLIGTPFCIAVDYETLQNDTVTIRDRDTCKQERIPISALKELIIKEVSMKRILENIEKV comes from the coding sequence ATGGAAAATAATAACGAAAAAGAAAAAATACTAAAAGATATCATATCTCACGCAAAAGAATACGGTTTTGTGTATCCATCAAGCGAAATATACGACGGACTACAAGCAGTTTATGACTACGGCTTATACGGAGTGGAATTAAAAAACAATATCAAGAAAGCATGGTGGGAAAGTATGACCCTACTCCATCAAAATATTGTGGGAATAGACGCTTCTATATTTATGCATCCTACTACTTGGAAAGCTTCGGGGCACGTGGATAGTTTTAACGATCCGATGATTGATAACAAAGATAGTAAAAAACGATACCGTGTTGATGTATTATTAGAAGACAAGGCAGCAGAAATAGAACTAAACGGAGATGCTGAGGAAGCAAAAAAACTTCTCCAAGAAACAGCAACATTACTGGAAAAAGAAGATTTTAAAGCATTACGAGAACTCATAATAAAACATAACATTGTATGCCCCTTATCAAAAACAATGAATTGGACAGAAGCAAAACAATTTAACCTTATGTTTTCTACACAGATTGGGTCTGTTGCAGAAGAATCCGAAACCATCTATCTCAGACCAGAAACAGCACAGGGTATTTTTGTAAATTTTTTAAATATTCAAAAAACAGGAAGAATGAAAATACCATTTGGAATCGCACAGATAGGAAAAGCATTTAGAAATGAAATAGTAGCAAGACAATTTATCTTTAGAATGCGTGAATTTGAGCAGATGGAAATGCAATTTTTTATCCGACCGGGAGAAGAAATGAAATGGTTTGAATATTGGAAAACAATACGAACACAATGGCATAAAGCAATTGGAATCCCTGCCCACACCCTCAAAATAAAAAAACACGAAAAATTAGCACATTATGCTAATGCCGCTGTAGATATAGAGTATCAATTTCCTTTTGGATATAAAGAAATAGAAGGAATCCACAGCAGAACTGACTTTGACCTCAAAAATCACCAAGCATTTTCTCAAAAAAAACAACAATATTTTGACCCCGAAATCAATCAATCTTATATTCCGTATGTAATAGAGACCTCAGTAGGAGCGGATAGATGCTTTTTAGCCGTACTCTGCAATGCTTACACGGAAGAAATCACAGAACAAAATGGGGAAACAAAAACAAGGTTCTTTCTCAAACTGCATCCCGCACTTGCCCCTATCAAAGCAGCCATTTTTCCTCTCGTCAAAAAAGACGGTCTCCCTGAAAAAGCAAAAGAAATCTTTGAATCTCTCCGATATGATTGTAAAGTTATCTATGAAGAACAACAATCCATCGGCAAAAGATACGCACGGCAAGACCTTATAGGGACACCTTTCTGCATCGCTGTAGATTATGAAACTCTGCAAAATGATACTGTAACTATCCGAGATAGAGATACCTGTAAGCAAGAAAGAATCCCTATATCTGCCCTGAAAGAACTCATTATCAAAGAAGTTTCTATGAAAAGGATATTAGAAAATATCGAAAAAGTATAA